A genomic window from Zootoca vivipara chromosome Z, rZooViv1.1, whole genome shotgun sequence includes:
- the TLR4 gene encoding toll-like receptor 4, with protein sequence MPRNGCLCPSLIITFSLSLFFQSQMIIRSLNPCLEVIPGITYNCMELNLSVIPPDIPNSAQSLDLSFNPLEILTSNYFSPLFALKFLDLTRCNIQNIEDNAFVGLCNLSVLILTANPLHFLGARAFHDLTSLQRLVAVQTELYSLDNLPIGQMTSLQELNLGNNYIDSLKLPGYFSRLLFLKFLSLQANKISSISVGDLDALSSQNLTLVLSRNDIKHIEVNAIAGLHLQKLSLRGCFESSTIMQASLQNLTGLHTNSLVLGEYRNIKKLQTFTKGILDALCHMHLQEITLFCINGDVDNTDDLSLCLNNFSTIRLVDTYIKDVSNFPENSSIRHLEFKNGRFRQVPSVRLSSLKELRSLRITRTQQLVGFKEDFQGLQKLETLDLSQNELAADLCWLCLRKGVPNLKYLNLSFNVRIGLQAECYGLPKLEMMDLQHTTLNGAGEVPVFLCLPNLIYLDISHTRTNIQSDCTFCGLKSLQVLKMAGNTFENNKLVNTLKNLSSLQILDISNCRLQYLSLNSLARLHELRELNISHNKLLGLHPEAYVHLQALSILDFHSNQLSVLTEKDLQNLPSSLKNLDLSQNLFDCSCENLHFLQWAKENRNFLRHAENMICHSPKHLRDVCLMNFDLASCHISTATVAISTTISVVLVLSLILVYKYYFHLYYLAVLLSGRRRYAEDNVYDAFVIYSSRDQEWVTRELEETLEMGVPSFHLCFFYRDFIPGVPVITNIIKQGFQSSRKVITVVSSHFLESRWCNFELEVAQSWQLLDSKASMIWVVLDGTDKAVLHRKLGLFRYLRRNTYLVWKDSELNRHVFLRQLRSALLDG encoded by the exons ATGCCCAGGAATGGTTGCCTCTGTCCTTCACTGATCATCACATTCTCTTTGTCTCTGTTTTTCCAGTCCCAGATGATAATCAGAAGCCTCAACCCCTGCTTGGAG GTGATCCCAGGTATCACTTACAATTGCATGGAGCTCAACCTCAGTGTTATCCCACCTGATATTCCAAATTCCGCCCAGAGCCTGGATCTAAGCTTCAACCCACTGGAAATCCTGACCTCAAATTATTTCTCACCACTCTTCGCACTGAAGTTTCTGGACCTCACTAG ATGCAACATCCAGAATATAGAAGACAATGCGTTTGTTGGTCTCTGTAACCTTTCTGTCTTGATCCTGACTGCCAATCCTCTCCATTTCCTGGGTGCAAGAGCTTTTCATGATTTGACATCCTTGCAAAGACTGGTAGCTGTACAAACTGAACTATACTCCCTGGACAACCTGCCCATTGGACAAATGACATCTCTCCAAGAACTGAATCTGGGAAACAACTACATTGATTCATTGAAGCTTCCTGGATATTTTTCCCGCCTACTATTTCTAAAGTTTTTGAGCCTCCAAGCAAACAAGATATCTTCCATTTCGGTAGGAGATTTGGATGCATTGTCAAGCCAGAACCTCACACTTGTGCTATCTAGGAATGACATAAAACATATTGAGGTAAATGCCATTGCAGGACTTCACCTTCAGAAACTATCTTTGAGAGGCTGCTTTGAGAGTAGCACCATTATGCAAGCAAGCCTCCAGAATCTGACTGGCTTACATACTAACAGTTTAGTGTTAGGAGAATATAGGAACATTAAGAAGTTGCAGACTTTCACTAAAGGTATCTTGGATGCCCTATGTCATATGCACTTGCAGGAGATAACTCTATTCTGCATTAATGGTGATGTTGATAATACAGATGACCTCTCTCTTTGCTTGAACAACTTCTCCACTATACGACTGGTAGATACCTACATAAAAGATGTGTCAAATTTTCCAGAAAACTCAAGCATACGCCATCTTGAATTCAAGAACGGCAGATTTAGACAGGTGCCTTCAGTGAGGTTGTCTTCCTTGAAGGAGTTAAGATCACTCCGCATCACCCGCACCCAACAGCTTGTTGGATTTAAGGAGGACTTTCAGGGACTGCAGAAGCTCGAGACCCTGGATCTCAGTCAGAATGAGCTTGCTGCTGACCTTTGCTGGCTCTGCCTCAGAAAAGGGGTTCCAAATTTGAAGTATTTGAATCTTAGCTTCAATGTTAGAATCGGTTTACAGGCTGAGTGCTATGGCCTCCCCAAACTGGAAATGATGGATTTACAACACACCACACTCAATGGAGCAGGAGAGGTCCCTGTTTTTCTGTGCCTTCCAAATCTCATCTACCTTGATATTTCCCACACCCGCACAAATATTCAGTCAGACTGTACATTTTGTGGGTTGAAAAGTCTGCAAGTGCTGAAAATGGCTGGCAACACCTTTGAAAACAATAAGTTGGTTAACACCTTAAAGAACCTCAGCAGTCTACAAATCTTGGACATTTCCAATTGTCGGCTGCAATACCTCTCCCTTAACAGCCTAGCCAGACTCCATGAGCTCCGCGAACTGAACATCAGTCACAACAAGCTCCTGGGCCTCCATCCAGAGGCCTATGTCCACCTCCAAGCCCTCAGTATCCTGGATTTCCATAGCAACCAGTTGTCTGTTTTAACAGAGAAGGATCTGCAGAATTTGCCCAGCAGCCTGAAGAATCTGGACCTCTCTCAGAATCTTTTTGATTGCTCCTGTGAGAACTTGCATTTCTTGCAGTGGGCCAAAGAGAACAGGAACTTCCTCCGGCATGCTGAAAACATGATCTGCCACAGTCCCAAGCACTTAAGAGATGTCTGTCTGATGAATTTTGACCTAGCTTCTTGCCACATCAGTACAGCCACAGTGGCCATCTCAACGACCATTTCTGTGGTTCTAGTCTTATCTTTGATTCTGGTTTATAAGTACTATTTTCACCTGTATTATTTGGCAGTGTTGCTCAGTGGACGCCGTCGCTATGCTGAGGACAACGTCTACGATGCCTTTGTCATTTACTCCAGCAGAGACCAGGAGTGGGTGACACGGGAGCTGGAGGAAACTctagaaatgggagtgcctagcTTCCACCTCTGCTTCTTCTATAGAGATTTCATCCCTGGAGTGCCTGTCATCACCAACATTATCAAACAAGGCTTCCAGAGCAGCCGGAAAGTCATCACGGTTGTCTCCAGTCACTTCCTGGAGAGCCGATGGTGTAACTTTGAGCTCGAGGTAGCTCAATCTTGGCAGCTGCTGGACAGCAAAGCCAGTATGATCTGGGTTGTCCTAGATGGGACAGACAAAGCAGTTCTGCATCGCAAGTTGGGGCTGTTCCGCTACTTGCGGAGGAACACCTATTTGGTGTGGAAGGACTCTGAGCTGAACCGACATGTATTCCTGAGACAGCTACGGTCAGCCTTGCTTGATGGCTAA